A single genomic interval of Amblyomma americanum isolate KBUSLIRL-KWMA chromosome 11, ASM5285725v1, whole genome shotgun sequence harbors:
- the LOC144110583 gene encoding uncharacterized protein LOC144110583, producing MNLDCYPADGTAAMSPPPRDMSPPAAPCHADVAGGSGDEDPLAYQTDPGRTGADEPRAKKRRKQSNPVRYHTSPVVLPEGPDDLVVAAATDPVGTPTDEECVEDMPPSTRSPAAESDDTVVDTGVLNLETSKRRRRDDSNGESSEASPLRCHHCSAGFATDDQLRLHIEEEHVQKLLEKQLQQQASYNRAFAAAAAAAAAAAGDKNSGSTSSLEMQNPPPFLDRKPTVSETAEFAKNHPFPFPAMPPLIPISQSGNEVKPGSLPVPLGMFPNPMAPFLFPVLQQGQNASTPIPNGSAAPSGNMRIFNPEAFCELCNKEFCNKYFLKTHKANKHGIYSVESLVSSPYAPGFFPPGLSGSPSMQLMLQGPMSDPSMAGRQGIINMESFCEICQKEFCNKYFLKKHKQKIHGIVDPAMQHQQQQPPQQQQPQQQQQQQQQQQQPQQQGSSCDNSADRKTSTSPTGITTTEPAGIAAGPASDKNSGPPEQQPPPSDPFRMDFSSLYPGVNGRFSMPSLTPPTGTMVTSASSNSPIVSSSVGGDPKSLPAFFNQNSSSSTESGSTTVFTPEKLREMGVINAEAFCEICCKEFCNKYFLRTHKQNKHGIPATDPPLKGSSALSQPHQHALPHHPMLPPAVSMATPTCAAGMMTPQETPENLTAPSRTAGGGTSPESAVLKSTFASDFEPTADLTCEICNRPFSSQYLLKMHKFYTHNVPYVKEEDEESKPPSPSGGNNSQLRCPPPREDLMRMGRQSEASGGGGASCHTEDAASQDLQKLQSMIRDLTASIANENKVVCNVCRTEFDNKYFLRAHMMNEHGVLLNEDGSSLAPGSSSPASAGTAATQQQRGPGELPPPPFSGVAFPTPVFDSEAFCEICQKEFCSKYFLKTHKQNIHGINVDIDMSSTPKKDDAGQTKNTAGKMSGALVPVPPPPLLSLPMPSMATPDKSRSQVTGRNYCNICNKELCNKYFMKTHMLKMHGINLDEHPADAARNSIIGGVTCEICQKELCSKYFLKVHKQNTHGIIEDPAKENSNHSSVGGSTSDRGELPSTFQPGEVSDSSNRSFNHYTEICPLCDRRFKSIKWLKTHMVNDHSDMLKENVYSRMDSVPPGAAKLCIICGQGFPDKVALQIHLIKDHRTTSEELGLMNSSSPAAAASDPLAVVAQDTVKLNGAAPPHPADRAAHLFKRPGLASALGGSGSTRIYHCSYCVYSTRWLSNLYAHEKRHTGVNLEGEKRFVCRICHRAYRYNHSLQRHLLNHRAAGLASAGMASSAAACARPPKTSQEQPQDLSADPARAPSSTQQQPSKLKRYRCSKCNRKFRSRELCLNHIYTAHDAKRPVKSGRPFRCRICGFATRAWNILKIHIMKQHQDEAAEEKSVGSQPDVSGPTAASTTDDEGKPTRTPTPTKTAGQLPMTYAMPQSPPSAGTFIMQPFLIAQPESEDAKNDTFVPSLVYLPVCQKVSQPMTVAFTLTPA from the coding sequence ATGAACCTTGACTGCTACCCGGCCGACGGGACGGCGGCGATGTCCCCACCGCCGCGAGACATGTCGCCTCCGGCCGCGCCCTGCCACGCCGACGTCGCCGGCGGATCCGGCGACGAAGACCCGCTCGCCTACCAGACAGACCCGGGCCGCACCGGAGCCGACGAGCCTCGCGCCAAGAAGAGGCGCAAGCAAAGCAACCCCGTCCGCTACCACACGTCGCCGGTCGTCCTTCCGGAGGGACCCGACGACCTGGTCGTCGCCGCGGCGACCGATCCAGTCGGGACGCCCACTGACGAAGAGTGTGTCGAAGACATGCCGCCCTCCACGAGGAGTCCGGCGGCCGAAAGCGATGACACCGTCGTCGACACGGGCGTCCTCAACCTCGAGACTAGCAAGCGGCGCCGCAGGGACGACTCCAACGGCGAGTCCTCGGAAGCAAGCCCGCTGCGCTGCCACCACTGCAGCGCCGGATTCGCCACTGACGACCAGCTGCGGCTACACATCGAAGAGGAACACGTGCAGAAGCTGCTCGAAAAACAGCTCCAGCAACAGGCCAGCTACAACCGAgcgttcgccgccgccgcggccgccgccgccgcagccgctggggacaaGAACTCCGGCTCGACAAGCTCGCTGGAAATGCAGAACCCGCCGCCATTCCTGGACCGGAAGCCGACGGTCAGCGAGACAGCAGAGTTCGCCAAGAACCACCCGTTCCCGTTTCCAGCCATGCCGCCTCTCATCCCGATATCGCAGAGCGGCAACGAGGTCAAGCCCGGCAGCCTGCCTGTGCCTCTCGGAATGTTCCCCAATCCGATGGCGCCGTTCCTGTTTCCCGTGCTACAACAGGGCCAGAACGCGTCTACGCCCATTCCGAACGGGAGCGCGGCCCCCAGCGGAAACATGCGCATCTTCAATCCGGAGGCCTTTTGCGAGCTCTGTAACAAGGAATTCTGCAACAAGTACTTTCTAAAAACTCACAAGGCAAACAAGCACGGCATCTACTCGGTAGAGTCCCTGGTGAGCTCGCCTTACGCACCGGGCTTCTTTCCGCCGGGACTCAGTGGCTCACCGTCGATGCAACTGATGCTGCAGGGACCCATGTCCGACCCAAGTATGGCTGGCCGTCAGGGCATCATCAACATGGAGTCATTCTGCGAGATCTGCCAGAAAGAGTTTTGCAACAAGTACTTCCTGAAGAAGCACAAGCAGAAAATCCACGGAATCGTCGACCCTGCcatgcagcatcagcagcagcaaccaccACAACAGCAAcagccccagcagcagcagcagcagcagcagcagcagcagcagccgcaacaaCAGGGCAGCTCTTGTGACAATTCTGCTGACAGGAAGACGAGCACGTCACCTACAGGCATAACGACTACGGAACCGGCGGGGATAGCTGCTGGCCCTGCCAGCGACAAAAATAGTGGTCCTCCTGAGCAACAGCCGCCGCCTTCAGACCCGTTTCGCATGGACTTCTCCAGCCTCTATCCGGGTGTCAACGGGCGCTTCAGCATGCCGAGTCTAACGCCGCCCACAGGAACGATGGTGACGTCGGCGTCAAGCAACTCCCCCATCGTCAGTTCCTCCGTTGGCGGTGACCCGAAGTCGCTTCCGGCGTTCTTCAACCAGAACTCTTCTTCGAGCACCGAGAGCGGTTCCACGACCGTCTTCACGCCGGAGAAGCTTCGAGAGATGGGCGTCATCAACGCGGAGGCGTTCTGCGAGATTTGCTGCAAGGAGTTCTGCAACAAATACTTCCTCCGCACCCACAAACAGAACAAGCACGGCATTCCGGCGACCGACCCGCCGCTCAAGGGCAGCTCGGCGCTGTCTCAGCCACATCAGCATGCGCTACCCCACCATCCGATGCTGCCGCCGGCGGTTTCCATGGCGACGCCTACTTGCGCAGCTGGCATGATGACTCCTCAGGAGACACCCGAGAACTTGACGGCTCCCTCAAGAACAGCGGGAGGCGGGACCAGTCCGGAATCCGCAGTTTTAAAGTCCACCTTCGCCAGCGACTTCGAGCCGACAGCGGACCTGACCTGCGAGATCTGCAACAGGCCCTTCTCCAGCCAGTACCTGCTGAAGATGCACAAGTTCTACACCCACAACGTTCCATACGTGAAGGAAGAGGACGAGGAGTCCAAGCCGCCTTCGCCCAGCGGCGGGAATAATAGCCAGTTGCGGTGCCCCCCGCCGCGCGAAGACCTCATGAGGATGGGCAGGCAGTCTGAAGCATCCGGCGGTGGTGGCGCTTCTTGCCATACGGAGGACGCGGCGAGCCAGGACCTGCAGAAGCTGCAGAGCATGATACGTGACCTGACGGCCTCAATCGCCAACGAGAACAAGGTCGTTTGCAACGTGTGCCGCACCGAGTTCGACAACAAGTACTTCCTACGGGCGCACATGATGAACGAACACGGCGTTCTCCTCAACGAGGACGGCAGCAGTCTGGCGCCGGGCTCCTCGTCGCCTGCCAGCGCGGGCACCGCTGCGACGCAGCAACAGAGGGGTCCTGGAGAGCTGCCTCCGCCGCCGTTCTCCGGGGTCGCCTTTCCGACGCCCGTGTTCGACTCGGAGGCCTTCTGCGAAATCTGCCAGAAGGAGTTCTGCAGCAAGTACTTCCTCAAGACCCACAAGCAGAACATCCATGGCATTAACGTTGACATCGACATGTCTTCGACGCCCAAGAAGGACGATGCCGGTCAAACCAAGAACACTGCCGGCAAGATGAGCGGGGCACTGGTTCCcgtgccgccaccgccgctcCTATCGCTGCCGATGCCTTCGATGGCGACACCCGACAAGTCCAGAAGCCAAGTGACGGGGCGAAACTACTGCAACATATGCAACAAGGAGCTGTGCAACAAGTACTTCATGAAGACCCACATGCTGAAGATGCACGGCATCAACCTAGATGAACACCCTGCCGATGCAGCCCGGAACAGCATCATCGGCGGCGTTACCTGCGAGATTTGCCAGAAGGAGCTGTGCAGCAAGTATTTCCTCAAGGTTCACAAGCAGAACACGCACGGTATCATCGAGGACCCGGCCAAGGAAAACTCCAACCACAGCTCGGTGGGAGGAAGCACCTCTGACAGGGGCGAGCTGCCCAGCACTTTCCAGCCTGGCGAGGTCAGCGACAGCAGCAACCGAAGCTTCAACCACTACACAGAGATCTGCCCGCTGTGTGACAGGCGCTTCAAGAGCATCAAGTGGCTGAAGACGCACATGGTGAACGACCACAGCGACATGCTCAAGGAGAACGTCTACAGTCGTATGGATAGCGTTCCTCCGGGCGCAGCGAAGCTGTGCATCATCTGCGGCCAGGGCTTCCCGGACAAGGTAGCCCTTCAGATTCACCTCATCAAAGACCACCGCACCACGAGCGAGGAGCTCGGCCTGATGAACTCCTCCTCCCCGGCAGCTGCCGCCTCCGATCCCCTGGCGGTCGTGGCCCAAGACACGGTGAAGCTGAACGGCGCCGCTCCGCCGCACCCTGCCGATAGGGCCGCGCACCTCTTCAAGCGGCCCGGCCTCGCGTCCGCGctgggcggcagcggcagcacccGCATCTACCACTGCTCCTACTGCGTCTATTCTACGCGATGGCTTTCCAACCTCTACGCGCACGAAAAGAGGCACACGGGAGTGAATCTGGAAGGCGAGAAGCGCTTCGTCTGCCGCATCTGCCACCGGGCGTACCGCTACAACCACTCGCTGCAGCGCCACCTCCTCAACCACCGAGCAGCGGGCCTTGCATCGGCCGGCATGGCCAGCAGTGCTGCCGCTTGCGCCAGGCCGCCCAAGACGTCCCAGGAGCAGCCGCAAGATCTGTCCGCCGACCCCGCCCGGGCGCCCTCCTccacgcagcagcagccgtccAAGCTGAAGCGCTACCGCTGCAGCAAGTGCAACCGCAAGTTCCGCTCGCGGGAGCTCTGCCTCAACCACATCTACACGGCGCACGATGCCAAGAGGCCGGTCAAGAGCGGCCGGCCGTTCCGCTGTCGCATCTGCGGCTTCGCCACCAGGGCCTGGAACATCCTCAAGATACATATCATGAAGCAGCACCAGGACGAAGCGGCCGAGGAGAAGAGCGTCGGCAGCCAGCCGGACGTTTCTGGTCCCACCGCGGCAAGCACCACCGACGACGAAGGCAAGCCCACCAGGACACCCACGCCCACCAAGACGGCGGGCCAGCTGCCCATGACGTACGCCATGCCTCAAAGCCCGCCGTCGGCGGGCACCTTCATCATGCAACCGTTCCTAATAGCGCAACCCGAGTCGGAAGACGCCAAGAACGACACGTTCGTGCCGTCGCTCGTGTACCTTCCCGTCTGCCAGAAGGTGTCGCAACCAATGACCGTAGCGTTCACTCTGACGCCCGCCTGA